The Methylomicrobium lacus LW14 genome window below encodes:
- a CDS encoding nuclear transport factor 2 family protein: MVERWLQANRDAEKEGNWPKYLGAMYTDDAEYRWNIGPNEEFVARSRKEIEEWALGVQMEGFEQWRYPYHRILIDEKQGEVIGLWRQVSPALREDGTHYEVAGIGGSWFRYGGNYKWEWQRDFFDLGNVKALFFELAADGKLDPAVKRKIGKLAKGQLLPGHQRLRKPPGLFKKLKGLLAMVRIALFNQ, encoded by the coding sequence ATGGTTGAACGTTGGCTGCAGGCGAATCGTGACGCTGAAAAAGAAGGCAACTGGCCTAAATATTTGGGGGCGATGTATACCGATGACGCAGAATATCGCTGGAATATCGGACCCAATGAAGAATTTGTCGCGCGCAGCCGCAAGGAGATAGAAGAATGGGCTTTAGGTGTGCAAATGGAAGGCTTCGAACAATGGCGCTATCCGTACCACCGCATTTTAATCGATGAAAAACAGGGGGAGGTGATTGGCTTGTGGCGCCAGGTGTCGCCTGCGCTAAGAGAGGATGGCACACATTATGAAGTCGCAGGCATTGGCGGCTCGTGGTTTCGTTACGGCGGCAATTATAAATGGGAGTGGCAACGTGATTTTTTTGATTTAGGCAATGTGAAAGCCCTGTTTTTTGAATTGGCCGCCGACGGCAAACTCGACCCGGCCGTCAAAAGAAAAATAGGCAAATTGGCTAAAGGTCAGTTACTGCCCGGCCATCAGCGTTTGCGCAAACCGCCCGGATTATTCAAAAAACTGAAAGGGTTGTTGGCCATGGTACGTATTGCCCTGTTTAATCAATGA
- a CDS encoding cytochrome P450 — translation MNTTTTEKNVSPSKAPPKMPGALPLLGHMLAFGKNPFDYMMTLRKTLGEIGEFRMFHQKMVLMTGPEANEAFFRAPDAQLDQSQAYKIMTPIFGKGVVFDAPPHKKDQQLKMLMPVLRDKPMRGYAQVIVREVEQMIADWGDAGEIDLLELMKELTIYTSSHCLLGDEFRYELNEEFAKIYHDLEKGVNPLAFVFPYLPLPVFRRRDKARARLQELVTGIIAKRAQKPEKSEDAFQLLIDARYDDGSRLSAHEITGMLIGTIFAGHHTTAGTAAWTLLELARRPEQMQRVLNELDTHFGVDGEVTFQSLRETPLLENVIKEVLRLHPPLIFLIRKVMQDFHFKGYTVKAGKYVCASPRVSHRLADVFPDPEKFDPERYSEARQEDAKPFSWIAFGGGKHKCSGNAFAMLQLKAIFSILLRRYTFELIDDKDAYQDDFTQMVVQPVSPCRVRYIKRLAVKEAAAESARNAAQAGAHTGPGFQIKIDRELCQGHATCMTEAPELFHVDDAGNVTVLQDNPPLDLLTKARQAEKYCPSKAIKIELNQNPKESKNGLIS, via the coding sequence ATGAATACGACGACTACCGAAAAAAACGTTTCGCCTAGCAAAGCGCCGCCGAAAATGCCAGGTGCATTGCCGCTTTTAGGGCACATGCTCGCATTCGGTAAAAATCCTTTCGACTACATGATGACACTCCGTAAGACGCTGGGAGAGATCGGTGAATTCCGTATGTTTCATCAAAAAATGGTGCTGATGACCGGCCCTGAAGCGAATGAAGCTTTTTTCCGCGCGCCCGACGCTCAGCTGGATCAAAGCCAGGCGTATAAAATCATGACGCCTATTTTTGGCAAAGGCGTGGTTTTTGATGCGCCCCCGCATAAAAAAGACCAGCAGCTTAAAATGCTGATGCCGGTATTGCGCGATAAGCCGATGCGCGGTTACGCGCAAGTGATCGTCCGGGAAGTTGAGCAAATGATTGCCGACTGGGGCGATGCCGGCGAAATCGATTTGCTTGAGCTCATGAAAGAACTGACTATTTATACGTCCAGCCACTGTCTGCTCGGCGATGAGTTCCGTTACGAACTGAATGAAGAATTCGCGAAAATTTATCACGATCTTGAAAAAGGCGTGAACCCTCTGGCTTTTGTTTTTCCCTACCTGCCATTGCCGGTCTTTCGCCGCCGCGATAAAGCCCGCGCCAGGCTGCAAGAATTAGTCACCGGCATCATTGCCAAAAGGGCGCAGAAACCGGAAAAGAGTGAGGATGCGTTTCAATTATTGATCGATGCCCGCTATGACGACGGCAGCCGCTTATCTGCCCATGAAATAACCGGCATGCTGATCGGTACGATTTTCGCAGGCCATCACACCACCGCAGGGACGGCCGCCTGGACCTTGCTGGAATTGGCGCGCCGGCCCGAACAGATGCAGCGCGTGTTGAATGAACTGGATACACACTTCGGCGTCGATGGCGAAGTCACCTTTCAATCGTTACGCGAAACGCCGCTGCTCGAAAATGTGATCAAAGAAGTCTTGCGTCTGCATCCGCCGTTGATCTTTTTAATCCGTAAAGTGATGCAGGATTTTCACTTCAAAGGCTATACGGTCAAGGCCGGAAAATACGTTTGCGCCTCGCCGCGCGTATCGCATCGCCTCGCGGATGTTTTCCCGGACCCGGAAAAATTCGATCCTGAGCGCTATTCGGAAGCACGCCAGGAAGACGCCAAGCCTTTCAGCTGGATTGCCTTTGGCGGCGGTAAACATAAATGTTCAGGCAACGCTTTTGCGATGCTGCAACTCAAAGCCATTTTCAGCATTTTGTTGCGCCGCTATACCTTTGAACTGATCGACGACAAGGACGCTTATCAGGATGATTTCACCCAGATGGTGGTGCAACCCGTATCACCCTGTCGTGTTCGTTACATCAAACGCTTGGCCGTTAAAGAAGCCGCTGCCGAGTCGGCGAGAAATGCCGCGCAAGCCGGCGCGCATACTGGCCCTGGCTTTCAAATTAAAATCGACAGGGAGCTTTGCCAAGGCCACGCAACCTGCATGACTGAAGCGCCTGAACTCTTTCACGTAGACGATGCGGGCAACGTGACCGTTTTACAAGATAATCCGCCTTTAGATTTACTGACGAAAGCCCGGCAAGCCGAAAAATATTGCCCAAGCAAGGCAATTAAAATTGAACTGAATCAGAACCCAAAAGAGTCGAAGAATGGCCTCATATCCTAG
- a CDS encoding terpene cyclase/mutase family protein: MLHVKPAWKNWQLLTEKGRHIWAFKSGSNPIDTHLQNADAISDEEIAQFAEDFQFDKFNNPNSADKVYRHAAINAKFQEFTGQIPQAENPEEQTVIEALIKGINYFSTLQSEDGHWPGDYGGPLFLLPGLLIASYLAETPFPKAHREMMKLYLFNHQNKDAGWGMHIEGESTMFGTVMQYVSLRLLGVDKNHQQLVEARNWIKSHGGATGIPSWGKFYLAVLNLYDWQGFNSLFPEMWLFPKWLPVHPWRYWCHTRMVYLPMAYCYAQRIKAPENELILSLREEIYNEDFAAIDWPKQRNAVCEKDCYTTPSPVLKWMNFFTNNYEKFKCSWLRKKSIDYILKYLHAEDQQTHYINIGPVNQAINSICMWHACGKDSEPFKRHVARWYDYLWVAEDGMKMSGYNGSQLWDTAFATRAMLESDLGKLFPATIAKSYRFIELSQIQSEHSTHAEFFRHPMIGSWPFSTAENGWPVADCTAEGLSAALAVHHSGLIRPTIDATRIKKAVDVILSYQNDDGGWATYELTRAPKWLEKLNPSEVFADIMIDYSWTECTAACVISLLEIQETDPAYRSNEIRQAISAGLNFILKQQKPDGSWYGGWAVCFTYATWFGVEALSKAKGKGYYDDAALAASISKACAFLVGKQKADGGWGETFKSCSTLVYTEAETSQVVNTAWALLALMAAEFGEKEVIEAGIQVLLSRQSRIGDWPQESISGVFNYNCMITYANYRNAFPIWALNRYYRRTIQG; this comes from the coding sequence ATGCTGCATGTAAAACCCGCTTGGAAAAACTGGCAACTGCTCACAGAAAAGGGCCGGCACATTTGGGCATTCAAGTCCGGTTCGAACCCTATCGATACGCATCTACAAAATGCCGATGCCATCTCGGATGAAGAAATAGCACAATTTGCCGAAGATTTTCAGTTCGACAAATTCAATAACCCAAATTCTGCCGATAAGGTCTACCGGCACGCAGCGATTAACGCGAAGTTCCAGGAGTTTACCGGACAAATCCCGCAAGCAGAAAACCCCGAAGAGCAAACAGTCATCGAGGCGCTGATCAAGGGCATCAATTACTTTTCCACGCTTCAAAGTGAGGATGGTCATTGGCCGGGTGATTACGGCGGCCCGTTATTTCTGTTGCCAGGCCTGCTGATCGCTTCCTATCTTGCCGAGACGCCGTTTCCCAAAGCGCACCGGGAAATGATGAAGCTGTATTTATTCAATCATCAAAATAAGGATGCCGGCTGGGGCATGCATATTGAAGGCGAATCGACCATGTTCGGTACCGTGATGCAATATGTGTCATTGCGCCTTCTGGGAGTGGATAAAAATCATCAGCAACTGGTCGAAGCCAGAAATTGGATCAAAAGTCATGGCGGCGCAACCGGCATTCCTTCTTGGGGGAAGTTTTATCTGGCTGTTTTGAATCTGTATGACTGGCAAGGTTTTAACAGCCTGTTTCCGGAAATGTGGTTATTTCCGAAGTGGCTGCCGGTGCATCCCTGGCGCTATTGGTGCCACACGCGCATGGTTTACCTGCCGATGGCCTATTGCTATGCGCAGCGGATTAAGGCGCCCGAAAATGAACTGATTTTGTCGTTAAGAGAGGAAATTTATAACGAAGATTTCGCCGCTATTGATTGGCCGAAGCAGCGCAATGCGGTGTGCGAAAAAGATTGCTATACCACGCCGTCTCCGGTGCTGAAGTGGATGAACTTTTTTACCAATAACTATGAGAAATTCAAATGCTCTTGGTTGAGAAAAAAGTCTATAGACTATATTTTAAAGTATCTCCATGCGGAAGATCAGCAAACCCACTACATCAACATAGGCCCCGTCAATCAAGCGATTAATTCGATTTGTATGTGGCATGCTTGCGGCAAGGATTCCGAGCCATTTAAACGGCATGTGGCGCGCTGGTATGATTATTTATGGGTTGCCGAAGACGGCATGAAAATGAGTGGCTACAACGGTTCGCAGCTTTGGGATACCGCTTTTGCAACCCGCGCTATGCTGGAGAGTGACCTCGGCAAATTGTTTCCGGCGACGATTGCAAAAAGTTATCGCTTTATCGAACTCTCGCAAATCCAAAGCGAGCACTCGACGCATGCCGAGTTTTTCCGGCATCCGATGATCGGCAGTTGGCCCTTTTCAACCGCCGAAAACGGCTGGCCGGTTGCGGATTGCACGGCGGAAGGCTTAAGCGCCGCGTTAGCCGTTCATCATTCTGGCCTGATCAGACCGACGATCGATGCGACGCGTATTAAAAAGGCCGTTGATGTTATACTCTCTTACCAGAACGATGATGGCGGCTGGGCAACCTATGAATTGACGCGCGCGCCCAAGTGGCTGGAAAAGCTCAATCCTTCTGAAGTGTTTGCCGACATCATGATCGATTATTCCTGGACCGAATGTACGGCGGCCTGTGTGATTTCGTTACTCGAAATTCAGGAAACTGATCCCGCTTATAGAAGCAACGAAATTCGCCAAGCGATCAGCGCAGGACTCAATTTTATCCTTAAACAACAAAAGCCCGACGGTTCTTGGTATGGCGGCTGGGCGGTGTGTTTTACCTATGCGACTTGGTTCGGCGTGGAAGCGCTCAGCAAGGCCAAGGGTAAGGGATACTATGACGATGCGGCCTTAGCGGCCAGCATCAGCAAAGCCTGCGCCTTTTTAGTCGGTAAACAAAAAGCGGATGGCGGCTGGGGAGAAACGTTTAAATCCTGTTCAACCTTGGTTTACACCGAGGCCGAGACATCTCAAGTGGTTAATACCGCATGGGCGTTGCTGGCGCTGATGGCCGCTGAGTTTGGCGAAAAGGAAGTGATCGAAGCAGGCATCCAGGTATTGTTGAGTAGACAAAGCCGCATCGGCGATTGGCCGCAGGAAAGCATTTCCGGCGTTTTTAACTATAACTGCATGATCACCTATGCCAATTACAGGAATGCTTTTCCTATCTGGGCGTTGAACCGATACTACAGACGGACTATTCAGGGATGA
- a CDS encoding carbohydrate porin, whose amino-acid sequence MMKSISLSMNVEQNIRIKRAALSLLGSVLLMGLASSANALGPVEVPESWGGDLASRQRLTGDWGGVRDEMGKKGVVLDANMVLLPGGIVTGGSDIDAEFWGNVDYSLNLDTDKMGLWPGGFFKFEGVSSFGNTLQNQSGAFIPINVASLYPSFNEASSGLMQASYTQFLSHQFGVMMGKLNLFDFTPAEFYGDYRTQFMNTGLNLSLAYAMVPMSAYGGGVVILPTKDITLMALALDASGTPTENDISKAFDDGVTLVSAAKFNTKLFGLVGHQSVGGVWSDKPRFSLVQDPDNFRRALLNESYPILGNPGPVLERIIKKFFPEALIPIEPPNRKNSTWSVIYSFDQYFWQPDGDPKRGIGVFFSFGATDGNPNPIQYSYMMGIGGKGVFSGRPHDTFGIGWARTQFSDQFVPLLRERLGLGLDHEDAIELYYTAAVTPWLNVSPNLQVINSGLNKALNKNDQLQDTDTAVEVSLRMNILF is encoded by the coding sequence ATGATGAAGAGCATTAGTCTTTCAATGAATGTTGAACAGAATATTAGGATCAAAAGAGCGGCATTGAGTCTACTTGGCTCGGTTTTATTGATGGGTTTAGCCTCAAGCGCAAATGCACTCGGTCCCGTTGAAGTCCCGGAATCCTGGGGTGGAGATTTGGCCTCACGTCAGCGTTTAACCGGCGATTGGGGCGGCGTCAGGGATGAGATGGGCAAGAAAGGCGTGGTGTTGGACGCCAATATGGTGTTGCTGCCGGGCGGTATCGTAACCGGGGGCAGTGATATCGACGCCGAATTTTGGGGAAACGTCGATTACTCATTAAATCTGGATACCGATAAAATGGGGCTGTGGCCGGGCGGCTTCTTCAAGTTTGAAGGTGTTTCCAGCTTTGGAAATACCTTGCAAAACCAGTCCGGCGCTTTTATACCCATTAATGTGGCTTCGCTGTATCCCAGCTTCAACGAGGCAAGCAGCGGTCTGATGCAGGCGTCGTACACGCAGTTTTTGAGCCACCAGTTCGGCGTCATGATGGGGAAATTGAACCTGTTCGATTTTACCCCGGCCGAGTTCTACGGCGACTATCGCACCCAGTTCATGAATACGGGGCTGAACTTGTCCCTGGCCTATGCCATGGTGCCGATGTCTGCCTATGGCGGCGGCGTTGTTATCCTGCCGACGAAAGACATAACACTGATGGCTCTGGCGTTGGATGCCAGCGGCACACCGACGGAAAATGATATCAGCAAGGCTTTCGATGACGGGGTCACGCTTGTCAGTGCAGCTAAGTTCAATACCAAGCTGTTTGGGCTGGTCGGCCATCAGAGCGTGGGTGGCGTTTGGAGCGATAAGCCACGTTTCTCGCTTGTGCAAGACCCTGACAACTTCCGCCGCGCGCTTTTGAATGAGAGTTATCCCATCCTCGGCAACCCTGGCCCAGTCCTGGAGCGGATTATCAAAAAATTTTTTCCGGAAGCGCTGATTCCGATCGAGCCCCCTAATCGCAAGAACAGCACCTGGTCGGTCATCTACAGCTTCGATCAATATTTCTGGCAGCCCGACGGCGATCCTAAGCGCGGGATCGGTGTTTTCTTCAGTTTTGGCGCCACTGACGGCAACCCCAACCCCATTCAATACAGCTATATGATGGGGATTGGCGGAAAAGGCGTATTCTCCGGGCGACCGCACGACACTTTTGGCATCGGCTGGGCGCGCACGCAGTTTAGTGATCAGTTTGTGCCGTTGCTGCGTGAAAGACTGGGTCTGGGACTGGATCATGAAGATGCCATCGAGTTGTACTACACTGCGGCGGTCACACCTTGGTTGAATGTGAGCCCCAATCTTCAGGTCATCAATTCCGGCCTAAATAAAGCACTCAATAAAAATGACCAGTTGCAGGATACGGACACAGCCGTTGAGGTCAGCCTGCGCATGAATATCCTATTTTGA
- a CDS encoding tetratricopeptide repeat protein, which produces MPRLFPAVASKSKTYYLLLLILVLLGCLAGGIYWVTNPPITENLSVSPAKKPSPNLPDAQKSYVGAGECRQCHQAEFEAWKGSHHALAMQEANDQSVLGNFNSVKFKYHGVESTFFKQDGKFTVHTEGPDGKLTDYPIVYTFGVTPLQQYLIAFPGGRFQALSIAWDSRPKAEGGQRWFDLYPDEKIDPKDPLHWTGRYQNWNMQCAECHSTNLKKGYDAASDTYKTTFSEINVACESCHGPASLHVEWARQARPPYADADKGLSISLQSHWQDAWTFQDGAARFAQRNQSASASLMNSCWACHARRSTLVENSSPGLPLEDTHRPSLLTPPTYHADGQQRDEDYTWGSFRQSKMFQNGVTCMDCHEPHALKLRAEGNALCTRCHNAEAFDTEQHHFHPRNSKGAECVNCHAPEQNYMVIDGRHDHSFRLPRPDLSPPLGSPNACTQCHQNRKPEWAAAAMDSWYGKRWRDRPHYGTVLHDGAAQGIKSLPALIELAQDASQPALVRATAIKLSEPLMNPELLLTASKWLKDADPSVRTAALGLYEAIDPGSRVSAAAPLLNDPVRGVRIEAARILADVPESQFPSDQINDRACALQEYQNYLTLNADWPAENVNQGNLLLRQGQSDAAIAAYQRALQLDPLFAGAYVNLADAYRELGQDNAGEKYLRQGLALLPRAADLHHALGLLLVRKLDQSAALVEFAEAARLAPENARYAYVYAVALHSAGKSKQALAILKAADKRHSFNPDILNALISLHLEAGDHKAALAYARKAAEVLPENPQLRTLIEQLTTAK; this is translated from the coding sequence ATGCCTCGACTTTTTCCAGCCGTTGCCAGCAAAAGCAAAACCTATTACCTCTTACTGCTGATATTGGTCCTGCTGGGATGTTTGGCGGGAGGTATTTACTGGGTCACTAACCCGCCGATCACCGAGAATCTATCGGTTTCTCCCGCGAAGAAACCCTCGCCTAACCTGCCTGATGCCCAAAAAAGCTATGTCGGCGCTGGCGAATGCCGGCAGTGTCATCAGGCCGAATTCGAAGCCTGGAAAGGTTCGCATCATGCGTTGGCGATGCAGGAAGCCAACGATCAAAGCGTGCTTGGCAACTTCAACAGCGTGAAATTCAAATACCACGGCGTGGAGTCGACCTTCTTCAAACAAGACGGTAAATTCACGGTGCATACCGAAGGACCGGACGGGAAATTGACCGATTATCCGATTGTTTATACCTTCGGCGTGACACCGTTACAGCAATACTTGATCGCATTCCCAGGCGGGCGCTTTCAAGCGCTGAGTATCGCCTGGGACAGTCGCCCCAAAGCCGAGGGCGGACAGCGTTGGTTTGATCTTTATCCGGATGAAAAGATCGACCCTAAAGACCCATTGCATTGGACGGGCCGTTATCAGAACTGGAACATGCAATGCGCCGAATGCCATTCGACGAATCTCAAGAAAGGCTACGATGCGGCAAGCGATACTTATAAAACCACGTTCAGCGAGATCAACGTCGCCTGCGAGTCATGTCACGGCCCTGCCTCCCTGCATGTCGAGTGGGCCAGACAAGCCCGGCCGCCTTATGCCGATGCCGACAAAGGTTTGTCGATCAGCCTGCAAAGCCACTGGCAGGATGCCTGGACGTTTCAGGATGGCGCGGCCAGGTTTGCGCAGCGTAACCAATCAGCGAGCGCGTCCCTGATGAACTCCTGTTGGGCCTGTCATGCCCGGCGCTCGACGTTGGTCGAAAACAGTTCGCCCGGTCTGCCGCTGGAAGACACCCATCGACCGTCCTTGTTGACCCCACCCACCTATCATGCCGATGGTCAGCAACGCGACGAGGATTACACCTGGGGCTCGTTCCGGCAGAGCAAGATGTTTCAGAACGGCGTAACCTGCATGGATTGTCATGAGCCGCATGCGCTCAAACTGCGCGCCGAAGGCAATGCCCTGTGCACGCGCTGCCACAACGCTGAAGCCTTCGATACCGAACAACATCATTTTCATCCGCGAAATTCCAAAGGCGCAGAGTGCGTCAACTGTCACGCGCCCGAACAGAATTACATGGTGATCGATGGCCGGCATGATCACAGCTTCCGGCTGCCGCGTCCGGATTTATCTCCACCATTGGGCAGCCCCAATGCCTGCACTCAATGTCATCAAAACCGCAAGCCGGAATGGGCCGCCGCTGCGATGGATAGTTGGTACGGCAAGCGCTGGCGAGATCGCCCGCATTACGGCACCGTGCTTCATGATGGCGCGGCACAAGGCATCAAATCCTTGCCGGCGCTAATCGAGCTGGCGCAAGACGCCAGTCAGCCGGCCCTTGTTCGGGCGACCGCGATCAAGCTCAGCGAGCCGCTGATGAATCCGGAACTGTTACTCACCGCCAGCAAATGGTTGAAGGATGCCGATCCATCGGTACGCACGGCGGCGCTCGGTCTCTACGAAGCCATTGATCCAGGGAGTCGGGTTTCGGCCGCAGCGCCGCTGCTCAACGATCCGGTGCGTGGCGTGCGTATCGAGGCAGCGCGCATCCTGGCTGATGTGCCGGAGAGTCAGTTTCCTTCCGATCAGATCAACGACCGAGCCTGCGCCCTGCAGGAATACCAAAACTATCTGACCTTGAATGCCGATTGGCCAGCGGAAAACGTCAATCAAGGCAATCTTCTGCTGCGGCAAGGTCAGTCCGATGCGGCCATCGCCGCTTATCAACGTGCCTTGCAACTCGATCCTCTGTTTGCCGGCGCCTACGTCAATCTCGCCGATGCTTATCGCGAATTAGGACAAGACAACGCAGGAGAAAAATACTTGCGGCAAGGTCTGGCGCTGTTGCCGCGCGCCGCCGATTTGCATCATGCCTTGGGCTTGCTGTTGGTGCGTAAACTCGATCAATCCGCCGCATTAGTTGAATTTGCCGAAGCCGCCAGACTCGCCCCGGAAAACGCCCGTTACGCCTACGTGTATGCCGTTGCCCTGCACTCGGCGGGCAAATCGAAGCAGGCCCTGGCCATATTGAAGGCTGCTGACAAACGCCATTCATTCAATCCGGATATTTTGAACGCCCTGATTTCGCTGCATCTGGAAGCGGGAGATCACAAAGCGGCGCTGGCGTATGCCCGAAAAGCCGCCGAGGTTTTGCCGGAAAACCCGCAACTGCGGACGCTAATCGAGCAGTTGACGACAGCAAAATGA
- a CDS encoding DUF1254 domain-containing protein — protein sequence MELNLMMQKTKLATAIAVMCGLSAGPALAKPTKPAHYKMTTEIPAGIAMPDQVDTRLGTLKFFDGFPDDASVEKLYDNLDFQRAVQAYLLALPAVSQFANRNEILKLGPANTTVPIFENRMDSKSLFLTPNTETPYSWMWLDLKDGPIVLEAPPKVLGALNDMWFRWVVDIGLTGPDKGTGGKYLILPPGYSGEVPEGYIVVKSPTFSLWSPWRSFVVDGDPKPGVDLVKQHTRVYRLADAANPPQMNFVNVSGKDFSTVAPADYQFWEYLNQVVQQEPSESLDPVTLGYYASIGIQKGKPFAPDARMKKILTEAATVGDATARATAFRMRQQEAFYYEGSSWQLPFVGGYQFETQPGVRNLDGYILYYFMATGVTPAMESKMVGQGSQYAWTAKDAKGKPLDGGKHYKLHLPPNIPIKNFWSVILYDNQTRSMLQTDQQFPSISSQNTDLVVNADGSVDIYFGPKAPPGKVNWLQTIPGKGWNTILRLYSPLEPWFDKSWRPGEIELVK from the coding sequence ATGGAGCTTAATCTGATGATGCAAAAAACCAAACTAGCCACGGCAATTGCTGTGATGTGCGGACTGTCGGCGGGACCTGCGCTTGCCAAGCCGACCAAGCCAGCGCACTACAAGATGACCACGGAAATTCCGGCCGGCATTGCGATGCCGGATCAGGTTGACACGCGTTTGGGCACGCTCAAATTTTTTGATGGTTTTCCGGACGATGCCAGCGTCGAAAAGCTGTATGATAACCTGGATTTCCAGCGCGCGGTGCAGGCCTACCTGCTGGCCTTGCCGGCCGTCAGTCAGTTTGCCAATCGCAATGAGATACTCAAGTTGGGGCCGGCCAACACGACGGTGCCGATTTTCGAGAATCGCATGGATTCGAAGTCTTTATTTCTGACCCCCAATACCGAAACGCCGTACAGCTGGATGTGGCTGGATCTGAAGGATGGCCCGATCGTACTGGAGGCGCCGCCGAAGGTGCTGGGTGCACTCAACGACATGTGGTTTCGCTGGGTAGTCGACATTGGCCTTACCGGGCCGGATAAGGGCACAGGCGGCAAGTATCTGATTTTGCCGCCTGGCTATAGCGGTGAGGTCCCAGAGGGCTATATCGTCGTCAAGTCGCCCACCTTCAGTTTGTGGTCGCCATGGCGCAGTTTCGTGGTCGATGGCGATCCCAAGCCGGGCGTGGATCTGGTGAAACAGCATACCCGGGTTTATCGTCTGGCCGATGCGGCCAATCCCCCGCAGATGAACTTTGTCAATGTCTCCGGCAAGGATTTCAGCACGGTCGCCCCGGCGGATTACCAATTTTGGGAATATCTGAACCAGGTGGTGCAGCAAGAACCCAGCGAATCGCTCGATCCCGTCACGCTGGGCTACTACGCATCCATCGGTATTCAAAAAGGCAAGCCCTTTGCGCCGGACGCGCGCATGAAAAAAATCCTCACCGAAGCGGCTACCGTCGGCGACGCTACTGCCCGCGCCACTGCATTCAGGATGCGGCAGCAGGAAGCCTTTTATTACGAAGGCAGTTCCTGGCAACTCCCCTTCGTCGGTGGATACCAGTTTGAGACGCAACCTGGGGTACGCAACCTGGACGGCTACATTTTATACTACTTCATGGCCACCGGCGTCACGCCCGCGATGGAGTCGAAGATGGTCGGCCAAGGTTCGCAATACGCCTGGACCGCCAAGGATGCCAAAGGCAAGCCGCTCGATGGCGGCAAGCACTATAAATTACACCTGCCGCCGAATATTCCGATCAAAAACTTCTGGTCGGTGATTTTGTACGACAATCAGACCCGCTCCATGCTGCAGACCGATCAGCAGTTCCCCAGTATCAGCAGCCAGAACACGGATCTGGTGGTCAACGCCGACGGCTCGGTAGACATCTACTTCGGCCCCAAGGCGCCGCCCGGCAAAGTCAACTGGTTGCAAACCATTCCCGGCAAGGGCTGGAACACGATTCTGCGCCTGTACAGTCCGCTCGAGCCCTGGTTCGACAAGAGCTGGCGTCCGGGCGAGATTGAGCTGGTTAAGTAG